ACTTGCTCCATAGCCATATCATCAGTGTTTGGAGATAAAAATATCCCCAAAGGTGCGTTAAATCTATAAATATAAGCACTCATTTGATACAAGTCTTCTCTACTTATAGCACCATCCACACAAGATATTTGACCAAAACAAGAATAATTTTTATATTTTGCATCTAGCACAGCTACGAGCTTACTATCTTTATAGATAAAAAAATCAGGTCTAAGCTCTCTTTTATTATCATTAAAAAGATAATTTTTACTAGCAAAATTACCATTAACAACCTTAAAACCTTGCAAATTTTTACTCATTAGCTTATATAAATACCCTTCCCAAACTTCGCTTAAATCCAAAAAATATCCAAAACCATTTGAATTATTAAAACTTGATTTTGAGCCTTGATTTTTGATGATTAGCTCACTTAAAGATACTACCTTTTGATAAGCTTTATTTAGCGGGGTATAGTGTATGCTTTTTAACTCATCTAATCTCACATCATCACTTACTCCAAAATCTCTTAGCATTTGAATGTGTGATGAAACGCTGTTTAGCATACCACTAAAACCTAGCTTTAAAAGATGATCGTATGCTTTTAAAATAGCTCTATTTATAGGGGTATTATAAGTTTGCTTTGAGTAAGAACAATAAAATCTATTAGCATTTACAAGGTTGTGTTTTATGTGGTTTGCTACATCTAGGCTACCTTTAAAATACTTTTGATTTTTCTTTATTCTTTCGTAGTTTTTAGGGATATTTGATTTGTTTAAGGCGTATTCAAGCGAGCCAACCCAAAGCATACATAAAAGCCAGTGATTATGTTCAGAACTTGCCGAACCTGTAACGCTTTTAGGTAAATAAAGCCCTAAAGCGTATGAGTAAAGATAATTCCTAATAGTATTTCCAAAGCGTGGAGAAATAGTAATATTTACAGTGCCTTTTGAGTAAAAGCCTACATAATAAGAAGTTTTTAAAATGATATTATTTTCATCAATATAATCACAATCAATTATATCAACATCATCTTTTTTATAAGCATTCGCACTAATGCTTATAAAATCTAGCTTATTGTCTTTTAGCTCTTTTATAGTTTTTTGAATTAGCCCTACATTTGTCTTGACTGCAAACTTACATTCACGCTCACCACAATCAAATAAGGCTATATTTTTAATTTCTTTTGCATTTTCTTTGATTGTTAAATCATTCATTCTTCATCTAACTTTTTTGTAAAATATTCTTTTATTTTGCCAATTCTTTCTTTGATGTTATTATCATCATAACTTAATCCTAGATATTCCATCAAAAGTGGCTCAATATGATAAATCCAAAGCTTTTCTAAGTGGCTTCGGTTGATATTTTTTTCATCATCTTTTATAAAGCTTTTTATTTTCATAAAATACGCATGACCGATTTTGTAATAATCTTGAGTATTTTCTAGCTTTATAGCTTCTAACTCTTTCTTTTTCTTATCTTC
This is a stretch of genomic DNA from Campylobacter sp. RM12651. It encodes these proteins:
- a CDS encoding McrC family protein, with amino-acid sequence MNDLTIKENAKEIKNIALFDCGERECKFAVKTNVGLIQKTIKELKDNKLDFISISANAYKKDDVDIIDCDYIDENNIILKTSYYVGFYSKGTVNITISPRFGNTIRNYLYSYALGLYLPKSVTGSASSEHNHWLLCMLWVGSLEYALNKSNIPKNYERIKKNQKYFKGSLDVANHIKHNLVNANRFYCSYSKQTYNTPINRAILKAYDHLLKLGFSGMLNSVSSHIQMLRDFGVSDDVRLDELKSIHYTPLNKAYQKVVSLSELIIKNQGSKSSFNNSNGFGYFLDLSEVWEGYLYKLMSKNLQGFKVVNGNFASKNYLFNDNKRELRPDFFIYKDSKLVAVLDAKYKNYSCFGQISCVDGAISREDLYQMSAYIYRFNAPLGIFLSPNTDDMAMEQVTGKDSKMAILGINLNSIKEDESPILELKSKEQIFISNLLHLLKDY